In Tachysurus vachellii isolate PV-2020 chromosome 12, HZAU_Pvac_v1, whole genome shotgun sequence, the following are encoded in one genomic region:
- the LOC132854968 gene encoding E3 ubiquitin/ISG15 ligase TRIM25-like translates to MAEASISVDQLSVDQFICPVCLDLLKDPVTLSCGHSFCKVCINGCWDQEDQKDVYSCPQCRDTFTPRPVLRRNNIMAEVVEKLKKTEVQAASPDHCYAGPGDVECDFCTGRKHKAVKSCLMCVASFCETHLKPHLEIPALKKHTLIEASGNLQEKICSEHDEVLKIFCRTDQRCICSLCMLDKHKGHDAVSVAAGRAEKQSELKEEQMKFQQRLQEKQKKVQELKQTVNTIKLSAQTAVEDNERIFTELISSMEKKRSEVTEMIRAQEKAELSRAERLLEQLEQEIDDLQRRVTEMEKLSHTHDHIHFLQALASGPQSPLLNRPDFDTSSIRVPQHLSFDGVKNSLSDLKKRLEEFCEEEFNKIPPHAAAVQIISPPDPQNREEFLKYFCSLTLDPNTSHRKLILSEKNREVTVNESIQQYSYHPERFDFWRQVLCKESVCGRCYWEVEWSGDGGVYISVSYKDIRRKGDDIQCVFGHNELSWSLYCSSSLSFYHNNIKTDLRGPPPSRIGVYVDHSAGTLSFYSVSDTMKLLHRVHTTFTQPLYAGFRLYWCSGSSSVRLCDPHTQPGSFRENKRSLSFTEFRKMAEASISVAQLSVDQFNCPVCLDLLKDLVSLSCGHSFCKVCINGHWDQEDQKAVYSCPQCRDTFTPRPVLRRNNMLAEVVEKLKKTEVQAASPAHCYAGPGDVECDFCTGRKHKAVKSCLVCVASFCETHLKPHLEIPALKKHTLMEASGNLQEKICSEHDEVLKIFCRTDQRCICSLCMLDKHKGHDAVSVAAGRAEKQSELKEEQMKFQQRLQEKQKKVQELKQTVNTIKLSAQTEVEDNERIFTELISFMEKKRSEVTEMIRAQEKAELSRAERLLEQLEQEIDDLQRRVTEMEKLSHTHDHIHFLQALASGPQSPLFDRPDFDTSSIRVPQHLSFDGMKNSLSDLKKRLEEFCEEEFNKIPPHAAAVQIISPPDPQNREEFLKYFCSLTLDPNTSHRDLILSEKNRVVTFSERKQQYSDHPERFDSWSQVLCKESVCGRCYWEVEWSGDGVSISVSYKDIRRKGGDNECVFGRNKQSWSLECSSSSLSFYHNNIKTDLRVPSSSRIGVYVDHSAGTLSFYSVSDTMKLLHRVHTTFTQPLYAGFRLYRWFGSSSVRLCDLK, encoded by the exons ATGGCTGAGGCGAGTATTTCAGTAGATCAGCTTTCAGTGGATCAGTTCatctgtccagtgtgtctggatctCCTGAAGGATCCGGTGACTCTCTCCtgtggtcacagtttctgtaaggtgtgtattaatggCTGCTGGGATCAGGAGGATCAGAAGGACGTctacagctgtcctcagtgCAGAGACACTTTCACACCAAGGCCTGTTCTACGCAGAAACAACATAATGGCTGAAgtggtggagaaactgaagaagactgAAGTCCAAGCTGCTTCTCCTGATCACTGTTACGCTGGAcctggagatgtggagtgtgatttctgcaccgggagaaaacacaaagccgTCAAGTCCTGTCTGATGTGTGTGGCTTCATTTTGTGAAACTCATCTCAAACCTCATCTTGAAATTCCTGCtttgaaaaaacacacattaattgAAGCCTCTGGAAATCTACAagagaagatctgctctgaacaCGATGAAGTTCTGAAGATCTTCTGTCGTACTGATCAGAGATGTATTTGCTCTTTGTGCATGTTGGATAAACATAAAGGCCACGACGCTGTATCAGTTGCAGCAGGAAGAGCTGAGAAACAG AGTGAGTTAAAGGAGGAGCAGATGAAATTCCAGCAGAGActccaggagaagcagaagaaggtgcaggagctgaaacagactgTGAACACTATAAAG CTCAGTGCACAGACAGCAGTGGAGGACAATGAGAGGATCTTTACTGAGCTGATCAGCTCCATGGAGAAAAAGCGCTCTGAGGTGACGGAgatgatcagagctcaggagaaggCTGAACTGAGTCGAGCTGAACGACTCCTGGAGcaactggagcaggagattgatgatcttcagaggagagtcactgagatggagaagctttcacacacacacgatcacatccatttcctccag GCTTTAGCTTCTGGACCTCAGTCTCCTCTATTAAACAGACCAGATTTTGACACGTCCAGCATCAGGGTCCCTCAACATCTGTCATTTGATGGAGTGAAGAATTCTCTCTCAGATCTGAAGAAGAGACTGGAGGAATTCTGTGAGGAGGAATTCAACAAAATCCCTCCACATG ctgcagcagttcagatCATTTCACCACCAGATccacagaacagagaagagtttctgaaat atttctgttctctgactcTGGATCCCAACACGTCACATCGTAAACTCATTCTGTCTGAGAAGAACAGAGAAGTGACAGTCAATGAGAGTATACAGCAGTACTCTTatcatccagagagatttgactTCTGGCGGcaggtgttgtgtaaggagagtgtgtgtggacgctgttactgggaggtggagtggagcggtgatggtggtgtgtacaTATCAGTCTCATATAAAGACATCAGGAGGAAAGGAGATGatattcagtgtgtgtttggacaCAACGAACTGTCCTGGAGTCTGTattgttcttcttctctctctttctatcataACAACATTAAGACTGATCTCAGAGGTCCACCACCCtccagaataggagtgtatgtggatcacagtgcaggaactctgtccttctacagcgtctctgacaccatgaagctcctccacagagtccacaccacattcactcagcctctataCGCTGGGTTCAGGCTCTACTGGTGTTCTGGTTCTTCATCTGTGAGATTGTGTGATCCa cacacacaaccaggaagtttcagagaaaacaaaagatctctctctttcactgagTTCAGGAAAATGGCTGAGGCGAGTATTTCAGTAGCTCAGCTTTCAGTGGATCAGTTCAactgtccagtgtgtctggatctCCTGAAAGATCTGGTGTCTCTCTCCtgtggtcacagtttctgtaaggtgtgtattaatggTCACTGGGATCAGGAGGATCAGAAGGCCGTctacagctgtcctcagtgcagagacactttcacaccaaggcctgttctacgcagaaacaacatgctggctgaagtggtggagaaactgaagaagactgaagtccaagctgcttctcctgctcactgttacgctggacctggagatgtggagtgtgatttctgcaccgggagaaaacacaaagccgtcaagtcctgtctggtgtgtgtggctTCATTTTGTGAAACTCATCTCAAACCTCATCTTGAAATTCCTGCtttgaaaaaacacacattaatggAAGCTTCTGGAAATCTACAagagaagatctgctctgaacaCGATGAAGTTCTGAAGATCTTCTGTCGTACTGATCAGAGATGTATTTGCTCTTTGTGCATGTTGGATAAACATAAAGGCCACGACGCTGTATCAGTTGCAGCAGGAAGAGCTGAGAAACAG AGTGAGTTAAAGGAGGAACAGATGAAATTCCAGCAGAGActccaggagaagcagaagaaggtgcaggagctgaaacagactgTGAACACTATAAAG CTCAGTGCACAGACAGAAGTGGAGGACAATGAGAGGATCTTTACTGAGCTGATCAGCTTCATGGAGAAAAAGCGCTCGGAGGTGACGGAgatgatcagagctcaggagaaggCTGAACTGAGTCGAGCTGAACGACTCCTGGAGcaactggagcaggagattgatgatcttcagaggagagtcactgagatggagaagctttcacacacacacgatcacatccatttcctccag GCTTTAGCTTCTGGACCTCAGTCTCCTCTATTCGATAGACCAGATTTTGACACGTCCAGCATCAGGGTCCCTCAACATCTGTCATTTGATGGAATGAAGAATTCTCTCTCAGATCTGAAGAAGAGACTGGAGGAATTCTGTGAGGAGGAATTCAACAAAATCCCTCCACATG ctgcagcagttcagatCATTTCACCACCAGATccacagaacagagaagagtttctgaaat atttctgttctctgactcTGGATCCCAACACGTCACATCGTGACCTCATTCTGTCTGAGAAGAACAGAGTGGTGACATTCAGTGAGAGAAAACAGCAGTACTCTgatcatccagagagatttgactcCTGGTCtcaggtgttgtgtaaggagagtgtgtgtggacgctgttactgggaggtggagtggagcgGTGATGGTGTGTCCATATCAGTCTCATATAAAGACATCAGGAGGAAAGGAGGtgataatgagtgtgtgtttggacgCAACAAACAGTCCTGGAGTCTGgaatgttcttcttcttctctctctttctatcacaACAACATTAAGACTGATCTCAGAGTTCCATCATCCtccagaataggagtgtatgtggatcacagtgcaggaactctgtccttctacagcgtctctgacaccatgaagctcctccacagagtccacaccacattcactcagcctctataCGCTGGGTTCAGGCTCTACAGGTGGTTTGGTTCTTCATCTGTGAGATTGTGTGATCtaaaataa